Proteins found in one Neodiprion lecontei isolate iyNeoLeco1 chromosome 6, iyNeoLeco1.1, whole genome shotgun sequence genomic segment:
- the LOC107226311 gene encoding protein Abitram, with the protein MNHELPTDSPEPEVKRRKVSEMNKAQSLEHAVRETEEKRSIPIEDSEAIENRKELHILNSFKPTPAFPNVTERYLTPYYYVNEESPGDDTCIWVHSNRICLISLAPSHDIIKMQKNIKCINFKITEKLDRASNKVSGKSKHGAQPLQPSSTICSIECEHGGNYSVKCNMTGKLMEINDALLKKPELLFEPPHRGGYLAIALPNINRFEILTTELLSQERYNAKMAIRQTAT; encoded by the coding sequence ATGAATCATGAACTGCCCACTGATAGCCCGGAACCTGAAGTTAAAAGGAGAAAGGTGTCCGAAATGAATAAAGCTCAATCATTAGAACATGCAGTGAGAGAAACTGAGGAAAAACGATCAATTCCTATTGAAGATTCAGAAGCGATAGAGAATAGAAAAGAGTTACATATTTTGAACAGTTTTAAGCCGACACCTGCATTTCCCAATGTTACGGAACGTTACTTGACCCCATATTATTATGTGAATGAAGAATCGCCAGGTGACGATACTTGTATTTGGGTTCACAGTAATCGTATTTGTTTGATTAGTTTAGCACCAAGTCATGATATTATTAAAatgcagaaaaatattaagtgtatcaatttcaaaatcactgaAAAATTGGATCGGGCGTCGAATAAGGTATCAGGTAAAAGTAAACATGGTGCACAGCCTCTGCAACCTTCTTCTACCATTTGTTCAATAGAGTGTGAGCATGGTGGAAATTATTCTGTCAAATGTAACATGACTGGAAAATTAATGGAGATCAATGACGCACTGCTGAAAAAACCAGAGCTCTTGTTTGAGCCACCACACAGAGGAGGGTATCTTGCAATTGCTTTACCCAATATTaatcgatttgaaatattaACAACAGAGTTACTATCCCAAGAAAGGTACAATGCCAAGATGGCCATAAGACAAACAGCTACGTGA
- the LOC107226313 gene encoding 4-hydroxybenzoate polyprenyltransferase, mitochondrial isoform X4 translates to MRLMRIDKPIGSWLLFWPCGWSIALSAPPGMIPDPQMLALFGLGAFIMRGAGCTINDMWDRDIDRKVARTKDRPLVSGEVTQLEALVFLSGQLGVGLLVLLQLNWYSILLGASSLGLVVIYPLMKRITHWPQLILGMTFNWGALLGWSAVQGTCDWSVCLPLYVAGVCWTISYDTIYAHQDKVDDILLGIKSTALKFGDNTKVWLSCFGTSMISSLLTSGIMVDQTWPYYVAVGVVGSHLANQIYTLNIDNPTDCANKFVSNHRVGFILFTGIVLGNLLRSKKKETEKCPDETQYVIKESV, encoded by the exons ATGAGGCTTATGAGAATAGACAAACCCATAG GATCTTGGTTGTTATTCTGGCCTTGTGGATGGAGCATAGCACTGAGTGCACCACCTGGTATGATTCCTGACCCACAAATGCTAGCATTATTTGGGCTTGGAGCATTTATCATGCGTGGCGCTGGCTGTACGATAAATGACATGTGGGACAGAGATATAGACAGAAAA GTAGCCAGAACGAAAGACAGGCCCTTAGTTAGCGGAGAAGTAACTCAGTTGGAAGCACTAGTTTTTCTCTCTGGTCAGCTCGGTGTGGGTCTTTTAGTTCTTTTGCAACTAAATTGGTATAGCATTCTCCTCGGTGCTAGTTCATTGG GTCTTGTTGTCATTTACCCATTGATGAAAAGAATTACTCATTGGCCTCAACTTATTTTGGGTATGACCTTTAACTGGGGAGCATTATTGGGATGGTCTGCTGTACAAGGTACCTGCGACTGGTCAGTTTGTCTACCTCTTTACGTAGCAGGTGTTTGTTGGACAATTTCGTATGACACAATTTATGCCCATCAG gACAAAGTTGACGACATTTTGTTAGGGATAAAGTCAACAGCGTTGAAGTTTGGAGATAATACAAAAGTCTGGCTATCTTGCTTTGGAACTTCTATGATCAGCAGCTTACTCACATCTGGAATTATGGTGGATCAAACGTGGCCATATTATGTAGCTGTTGGAGTCGTCGGCAGCCACCTTGCCAATCAG ATATACACCTTAAACATCGACAACCCTACAGACTGTGCAAACAAGTTTGTGTCCAACCACAGGGTCGGATTTATACTATTCACTGGTATAGTATTAGGTAATTTattgagaagtaaaaaaaaagaaacagaaaagtGTCCAGATGAAACTCAGTATGTGATAAAAGAAAGTGTATAA
- the LOC107226313 gene encoding 4-hydroxybenzoate polyprenyltransferase, mitochondrial isoform X3, which translates to MLVPGRCRVVPSLTRLLRCSVRSSHKNWFKLQAVSYCPCQQIHTSYFLNIKKDDNDISQAKRRVSLAATLVNKSPVSIQPYMRLMRIDKPIGSWLLFWPCGWSIALSAPPGMIPDPQMLALFGLGAFIMRGAGCTINDMWDRDIDRKVARTKDRPLVSGEVTQLEALVFLSGQLGVGLLVLLQLNWYSILLGASSLGLVVIYPLMKRITHWPQLILGMTFNWGALLGWSAVQGTCDWSVCLPLYVAGVCWTISYDTIYAHQDKVDDILLGIKSTALKFGDNTKVWLSCFGTSMISSLLTSGIMVDQTWPYYVAVGVVGSHLANQIYTLNIDNPTDCANKFVSNHRVGFILFTGIVLGNLLRSKKKETEKCPDETQYVIKESV; encoded by the exons ATGTTAGTACCTGGAAGGTGTCGTGTTGTACCTAGTCTAACTCGCCTTTTGAGATGCTCTGTTCGATCTAGTCACAAAAATTGGTTCAAATTACAGGCCGTTAGTTACTGCCCCTGCCAACAGATACACACGTCATACTTTTTGAACATTAAAaaaga TGATAATGATATCTCACAAGCGAAAAGAAGAGTGAGCTTAGCCGCTACGCTGGTAAATAAATCTCCAGTTTCGATACAGCCTTATATGAGGCTTATGAGAATAGACAAACCCATAG GATCTTGGTTGTTATTCTGGCCTTGTGGATGGAGCATAGCACTGAGTGCACCACCTGGTATGATTCCTGACCCACAAATGCTAGCATTATTTGGGCTTGGAGCATTTATCATGCGTGGCGCTGGCTGTACGATAAATGACATGTGGGACAGAGATATAGACAGAAAA GTAGCCAGAACGAAAGACAGGCCCTTAGTTAGCGGAGAAGTAACTCAGTTGGAAGCACTAGTTTTTCTCTCTGGTCAGCTCGGTGTGGGTCTTTTAGTTCTTTTGCAACTAAATTGGTATAGCATTCTCCTCGGTGCTAGTTCATTGG GTCTTGTTGTCATTTACCCATTGATGAAAAGAATTACTCATTGGCCTCAACTTATTTTGGGTATGACCTTTAACTGGGGAGCATTATTGGGATGGTCTGCTGTACAAGGTACCTGCGACTGGTCAGTTTGTCTACCTCTTTACGTAGCAGGTGTTTGTTGGACAATTTCGTATGACACAATTTATGCCCATCAG gACAAAGTTGACGACATTTTGTTAGGGATAAAGTCAACAGCGTTGAAGTTTGGAGATAATACAAAAGTCTGGCTATCTTGCTTTGGAACTTCTATGATCAGCAGCTTACTCACATCTGGAATTATGGTGGATCAAACGTGGCCATATTATGTAGCTGTTGGAGTCGTCGGCAGCCACCTTGCCAATCAG ATATACACCTTAAACATCGACAACCCTACAGACTGTGCAAACAAGTTTGTGTCCAACCACAGGGTCGGATTTATACTATTCACTGGTATAGTATTAGGTAATTTattgagaagtaaaaaaaaagaaacagaaaagtGTCCAGATGAAACTCAGTATGTGATAAAAGAAAGTGTATAA
- the LOC107226313 gene encoding 4-hydroxybenzoate polyprenyltransferase, mitochondrial isoform X1 yields MLVPGRCRVVPSLTRLLRCSVRSSHKNWFKLQAVSYCPCQQIHTSYFLNIKKEYKKLYKQNVNQLRVTPVQNITNCLPPSDNDISQAKRRVSLAATLVNKSPVSIQPYMRLMRIDKPIGSWLLFWPCGWSIALSAPPGMIPDPQMLALFGLGAFIMRGAGCTINDMWDRDIDRKVARTKDRPLVSGEVTQLEALVFLSGQLGVGLLVLLQLNWYSILLGASSLGLVVIYPLMKRITHWPQLILGMTFNWGALLGWSAVQGTCDWSVCLPLYVAGVCWTISYDTIYAHQDKVDDILLGIKSTALKFGDNTKVWLSCFGTSMISSLLTSGIMVDQTWPYYVAVGVVGSHLANQIYTLNIDNPTDCANKFVSNHRVGFILFTGIVLGNLLRSKKKETEKCPDETQYVIKESV; encoded by the exons ATGTTAGTACCTGGAAGGTGTCGTGTTGTACCTAGTCTAACTCGCCTTTTGAGATGCTCTGTTCGATCTAGTCACAAAAATTGGTTCAAATTACAGGCCGTTAGTTACTGCCCCTGCCAACAGATACACACGTCATACTTTTTGAACATTAAAaaagagtataaaaaattgtacaaacaAAATGTCAATCAGTTAAGAGTAACACCTGTACAAAATATAACTAACTGTTTACCTCCTAGTGATAATGATATCTCACAAGCGAAAAGAAGAGTGAGCTTAGCCGCTACGCTGGTAAATAAATCTCCAGTTTCGATACAGCCTTATATGAGGCTTATGAGAATAGACAAACCCATAG GATCTTGGTTGTTATTCTGGCCTTGTGGATGGAGCATAGCACTGAGTGCACCACCTGGTATGATTCCTGACCCACAAATGCTAGCATTATTTGGGCTTGGAGCATTTATCATGCGTGGCGCTGGCTGTACGATAAATGACATGTGGGACAGAGATATAGACAGAAAA GTAGCCAGAACGAAAGACAGGCCCTTAGTTAGCGGAGAAGTAACTCAGTTGGAAGCACTAGTTTTTCTCTCTGGTCAGCTCGGTGTGGGTCTTTTAGTTCTTTTGCAACTAAATTGGTATAGCATTCTCCTCGGTGCTAGTTCATTGG GTCTTGTTGTCATTTACCCATTGATGAAAAGAATTACTCATTGGCCTCAACTTATTTTGGGTATGACCTTTAACTGGGGAGCATTATTGGGATGGTCTGCTGTACAAGGTACCTGCGACTGGTCAGTTTGTCTACCTCTTTACGTAGCAGGTGTTTGTTGGACAATTTCGTATGACACAATTTATGCCCATCAG gACAAAGTTGACGACATTTTGTTAGGGATAAAGTCAACAGCGTTGAAGTTTGGAGATAATACAAAAGTCTGGCTATCTTGCTTTGGAACTTCTATGATCAGCAGCTTACTCACATCTGGAATTATGGTGGATCAAACGTGGCCATATTATGTAGCTGTTGGAGTCGTCGGCAGCCACCTTGCCAATCAG ATATACACCTTAAACATCGACAACCCTACAGACTGTGCAAACAAGTTTGTGTCCAACCACAGGGTCGGATTTATACTATTCACTGGTATAGTATTAGGTAATTTattgagaagtaaaaaaaaagaaacagaaaagtGTCCAGATGAAACTCAGTATGTGATAAAAGAAAGTGTATAA
- the LOC107226313 gene encoding 4-hydroxybenzoate polyprenyltransferase, mitochondrial isoform X2, with protein sequence MLVPGRCRVVPSLTRLLRCSVRSSHKNWFKLQAVSYCPCQQIHTSYFLNIKKEYKKFDNDISQAKRRVSLAATLVNKSPVSIQPYMRLMRIDKPIGSWLLFWPCGWSIALSAPPGMIPDPQMLALFGLGAFIMRGAGCTINDMWDRDIDRKVARTKDRPLVSGEVTQLEALVFLSGQLGVGLLVLLQLNWYSILLGASSLGLVVIYPLMKRITHWPQLILGMTFNWGALLGWSAVQGTCDWSVCLPLYVAGVCWTISYDTIYAHQDKVDDILLGIKSTALKFGDNTKVWLSCFGTSMISSLLTSGIMVDQTWPYYVAVGVVGSHLANQIYTLNIDNPTDCANKFVSNHRVGFILFTGIVLGNLLRSKKKETEKCPDETQYVIKESV encoded by the exons ATGTTAGTACCTGGAAGGTGTCGTGTTGTACCTAGTCTAACTCGCCTTTTGAGATGCTCTGTTCGATCTAGTCACAAAAATTGGTTCAAATTACAGGCCGTTAGTTACTGCCCCTGCCAACAGATACACACGTCATACTTTTTGAACATTAAAaaagagtataaaaaatt TGATAATGATATCTCACAAGCGAAAAGAAGAGTGAGCTTAGCCGCTACGCTGGTAAATAAATCTCCAGTTTCGATACAGCCTTATATGAGGCTTATGAGAATAGACAAACCCATAG GATCTTGGTTGTTATTCTGGCCTTGTGGATGGAGCATAGCACTGAGTGCACCACCTGGTATGATTCCTGACCCACAAATGCTAGCATTATTTGGGCTTGGAGCATTTATCATGCGTGGCGCTGGCTGTACGATAAATGACATGTGGGACAGAGATATAGACAGAAAA GTAGCCAGAACGAAAGACAGGCCCTTAGTTAGCGGAGAAGTAACTCAGTTGGAAGCACTAGTTTTTCTCTCTGGTCAGCTCGGTGTGGGTCTTTTAGTTCTTTTGCAACTAAATTGGTATAGCATTCTCCTCGGTGCTAGTTCATTGG GTCTTGTTGTCATTTACCCATTGATGAAAAGAATTACTCATTGGCCTCAACTTATTTTGGGTATGACCTTTAACTGGGGAGCATTATTGGGATGGTCTGCTGTACAAGGTACCTGCGACTGGTCAGTTTGTCTACCTCTTTACGTAGCAGGTGTTTGTTGGACAATTTCGTATGACACAATTTATGCCCATCAG gACAAAGTTGACGACATTTTGTTAGGGATAAAGTCAACAGCGTTGAAGTTTGGAGATAATACAAAAGTCTGGCTATCTTGCTTTGGAACTTCTATGATCAGCAGCTTACTCACATCTGGAATTATGGTGGATCAAACGTGGCCATATTATGTAGCTGTTGGAGTCGTCGGCAGCCACCTTGCCAATCAG ATATACACCTTAAACATCGACAACCCTACAGACTGTGCAAACAAGTTTGTGTCCAACCACAGGGTCGGATTTATACTATTCACTGGTATAGTATTAGGTAATTTattgagaagtaaaaaaaaagaaacagaaaagtGTCCAGATGAAACTCAGTATGTGATAAAAGAAAGTGTATAA
- the LOC107226314 gene encoding UMP-CMP kinase, with product MSSMYLRLFIRRAVNTRLYLDRVEDRCDMERSGPPIPVVLFDRLGSSTSCGVHSGNCAYQISLIIKFSMLCHPGLLISLRKFVMSAVSKPEVIFVLGGPGAGKGTQCTNIVNKYGYVHLSAGELLREEQLKPGSKYGELIQGHMVNGTIVPVQITCSLLAQAMEKSGSNRFLIDGFPRNTNNLDGWNEAMSDKVNFLGVLFFDCSEQVCINRCLLRGASGSGRSDDNEETLKKRFQTYQNSTIPIIKHYEAQGLAYKIDANKAADQVFEDVQKVLARLQH from the coding sequence ATGTCAAGCATGTATTTAAGGTTATTCATACGAAGAGCGGTAAATACGCGATTGTATCTCGACAGAGTGGAGGACAGATGCGATATGGAACGAAGCGGCCCGCCAATACCTGTCGTATTATTCGATAGATTAGGCTCGTCGACATCATGTGGTGTTCATTCCGGAAATTGTGCATACCAGATATCGTTGATAATTAAGTTTTCCATGCTCTGTCATCCGGGGCTACTTATCAGTTTACGTAAGTTTGTCATGTCGGCCGTATCGAAGCCCGAAGTTATCTTCGTCCTGGGTGGTCCAGGAGCAGGAAAAGGCACCCAGTGTACGAACATAGTAAACAAATACGGTTATGTTCATCTTTCGGCCGGCGAGCTCCTCCGCGAGGAACAGCTCAAACCAGGATCTAAATACGGCGAGTTGATCCAAGGCCACATGGTAAATGGAACGATAGTGCCCGTCCAGATAACCTGCAGCCTGCTGGCTCAGGCGATGGAAAAATCAGGCTCAAACCGTTTCCTGATCGATGGATTTCCTCGCAACACCAACAATCTTGATGGGTGGAACGAGGCCATGTCTGACAAGGTCAACTTCCTTGGCGTACTGTTCTTCGATTGTTCGGAGCAAGTTTGCATCAACCGCTGCTTGTTGAGAGGGGCATCCGGCAGCGGTCGCAGCGACGACAACGAAGAAACGCTGAAAAAACGGTTTCAGACTTACCAGAACTCGACTATTCCCATAATTAAGCACTACGAAGCTCAAGGACTCGCCTATAAGATAGATGCCAACAAAGCTGCGGATCAGGTATTCGAGGATGTTCAAAAAGTCTTGGCAAGGCTTCAACATTAA